In one Liolophura sinensis isolate JHLJ2023 chromosome 11, CUHK_Ljap_v2, whole genome shotgun sequence genomic region, the following are encoded:
- the LOC135477474 gene encoding uncharacterized protein LOC135477474 gives MAGARIKTRAEIPGASYVSSAILAARVESVSHNTATLFNLIKPVPGDSQRFQSNEGIVNVVPRGRIYRLETLSELDTFKVELLRRPTVLQCQFRTGTGMAGCPYFPAFDCRLGTTESDWLIMLNQLHPKILSRYQMGIDMIRKAMVHEVPCVLQFNFNERLRDLMVSLVGPSAENHSYFNCDFAEMLVIYSGKSSRVSDPKNIAKSREIMFNFDDISNNDVLLQTAEKGAEIQIGSPQTEGDLKRYLRGWEFSLSEDPSLEPRSRYSYATAGRMFYDLQRTDDIAESEM, from the exons ATGGCAGGTGCAAGAATAAA AACTCGTGCTGAAATCCCAGGAGCCAGTTATGTGTCCAGCGCTATCCTGGCGGCGCGTGTGGAGAGTGTTTCCCACAACACAGCCACTCTGTTTAATCTAATCAAACCTGTGCCTGGTGACTCACAAAGATTCCAGTCCAATGAAGGCATTGTCAATGTGGTCCCCAGGGGAAG AATATATCGCTTGGAAACATTGAGTGAATTGGATACGTTTAAGGTGGAGCTACTGCGACGACCGACAGTGCTGCAGTGTCAGTTCAGGACTGGTACAGGGATGGCTGGCTGCCCTTACTTCCCAGCTTTTGACTGTAGACTTGGGACAACAGAAA GTGATTGGCTGATCATGCTGAATCAGTTACATCCAAAGATTCTCAGTCGTTATCAGATGGGCATTGATATGATTCGCAAAGCCATGGTTCATGAAGTACCCTGTGTCCTGCAA TTTAATTTCAACGAGCGTCTGCGGGACTTGATGGTGTCTCTGGTCGGACCCTCAGCAGAGAATCATTCGTATTTTAACTGTGATTTTGCGGAGATGTTGGTGATATACAGCGGGAAGTCATCACGAGTGTCGGACCCCAAAAATATCGCT AAAAGTCGGGAGATAATGTTCAACTTTGATGATATCTCCAATAATGATGTGCTACTGCAGACAGCTGAGAAAGGGGCAGAGATTCAAATAGGATCGCCACAAACAGAAG GAGATCTGAAGCGATATTTACGAGGCTGGGAATTCTCACTGAGTGAAGACCCCTCTTTGGAGCCTCGCAGTCGCTACAGCTACGCCACAGCTGGCCGCATGTTTTATGACCTTCAGCGAACAGATGACATAGCCGAGAGCGAGATGTAA